One part of the Mytilus trossulus isolate FHL-02 chromosome 11, PNRI_Mtr1.1.1.hap1, whole genome shotgun sequence genome encodes these proteins:
- the LOC134690489 gene encoding trichohyalin-like isoform X2: protein MTDQDKKEQHTLYFYKAFLSEAVFECLLEEWKNIETDKRKALKKEQELDTDSENEENKMRILQEWKNSLENDRVAKEQQTKTGLVITKIYQQKIAENPFKHAEGYVYQNLEEQNAKDKPKKKREIRREEKRRLTRAREEEKMIKKQFEVIDTKMENYSREVRIQWKKELKREQMRKMTCRRKLEKEMKTKKEEKEKVQIKMLINDIRNIYILDILCPDDIDMEKKEEEKEESKETQTNINVKIDDQREEKKKTVTERIRSFFMSLCCIKGQ, encoded by the exons ATGACAGACCAGGACAAAAAAGAGCAACATACTTTGTATTTTTACAAAGCGTTTCTAAGCGAAGCTGTTTTCGAGTGTTTACTTGAGGAGTGGAAAAACATAGAGACTGACAAAAGGAAAGCTTTAAAGAAGGAACAGGAACTAG ACACGGATAGTGAAAATGAAGAGAACAAAATGAGGATCTTACAAGAATGGAAAAATAGCCTAGAGAATGATAGGGTAGCAAAAGAACAGCAGACAAAAACAG GACTTGTGATTACAAAGATATACCAGCAGAAGATCGCAGAAAACCCATTTAAGCACGCGGAAGGATATGTTTATCAG AATCTGGAAGAGCAGAACGCTAAAGACAAACCCAAGAAGAAAAGAGAAATAAGGAGGGAAGAAAAAAGAAGGCTGACAAGAGCCAGAGAGGAAGAAAAGATGATAAAGAAACAATTCGAAGTAATAGACacaaaaatggaaaactatTCAAGGGAGGTTAGAATTCAGTGGAAAAAAGAACTGAAGAGAGAACAGATGAGAAAAATGACTTGTAGAAGAAAGTTAGAAAAAG aaatgaaaacaaaaaaagaagaaaaggaaaaagtacaaatcaaaatgttgataaatgatatcaggaacatatatatattagatatactgTGCCCAGATGATATCGATATGGAAAAGAAAGAAGAAGAGAAAGAAGAAAGTaaagaaacacaaacaaatatcaatgttaaaatCGATGATCAAagagaagaaaagaagaaaacagttaCAGAAAGAATTCGCTCATTTTTCATGTCACTGTGTTGTATTAAAGGACAGtaa
- the LOC134690489 gene encoding trichohyalin-like isoform X1 — protein sequence MTDQDKKEQHTLYFYKAFLSEAVFECLLEEWKNIETDKRKALKKEQELEDTDSENEENKMRILQEWKNSLENDRVAKEQQTKTGLVITKIYQQKIAENPFKHAEGYVYQNLEEQNAKDKPKKKREIRREEKRRLTRAREEEKMIKKQFEVIDTKMENYSREVRIQWKKELKREQMRKMTCRRKLEKEMKTKKEEKEKVQIKMLINDIRNIYILDILCPDDIDMEKKEEEKEESKETQTNINVKIDDQREEKKKTVTERIRSFFMSLCCIKGQ from the exons ATGACAGACCAGGACAAAAAAGAGCAACATACTTTGTATTTTTACAAAGCGTTTCTAAGCGAAGCTGTTTTCGAGTGTTTACTTGAGGAGTGGAAAAACATAGAGACTGACAAAAGGAAAGCTTTAAAGAAGGAACAGGAACTAG AAGACACGGATAGTGAAAATGAAGAGAACAAAATGAGGATCTTACAAGAATGGAAAAATAGCCTAGAGAATGATAGGGTAGCAAAAGAACAGCAGACAAAAACAG GACTTGTGATTACAAAGATATACCAGCAGAAGATCGCAGAAAACCCATTTAAGCACGCGGAAGGATATGTTTATCAG AATCTGGAAGAGCAGAACGCTAAAGACAAACCCAAGAAGAAAAGAGAAATAAGGAGGGAAGAAAAAAGAAGGCTGACAAGAGCCAGAGAGGAAGAAAAGATGATAAAGAAACAATTCGAAGTAATAGACacaaaaatggaaaactatTCAAGGGAGGTTAGAATTCAGTGGAAAAAAGAACTGAAGAGAGAACAGATGAGAAAAATGACTTGTAGAAGAAAGTTAGAAAAAG aaatgaaaacaaaaaaagaagaaaaggaaaaagtacaaatcaaaatgttgataaatgatatcaggaacatatatatattagatatactgTGCCCAGATGATATCGATATGGAAAAGAAAGAAGAAGAGAAAGAAGAAAGTaaagaaacacaaacaaatatcaatgttaaaatCGATGATCAAagagaagaaaagaagaaaacagttaCAGAAAGAATTCGCTCATTTTTCATGTCACTGTGTTGTATTAAAGGACAGtaa